The genomic interval CCTTGTCGTACTTGTCGCCCGTGTTTAGCTTCCGCTTGAACTCTATCACTGTGTAGCCGTTCTCCTCCTTTCCGGAGTACTCAAGGATGTCGTTGCTCCCGCCGAGCTTCTCATCCGGTGGATGTGGCCCGTAGAGGCCGGTCGAGTAGGCATCGACAACCGTTGCCTTTCCGTCCTTGACCCAGCCTATTATCATGTCGGCGTCCTTCATCGCCGTGCTCGGCTCGAAGCCGATTGCCACCCATCCGGTTGTCTTCCCCTTGAGGGCCATGTAGAGGTATTCGTCATCGTTCCTCCAGTAGACCGTGAACTTACCGCCGGCAAGGGAGAGCTCATGCGGGTATTCGTTCT from Thermococcus sp. carries:
- a CDS encoding DOMON domain-containing protein, yielding MTSKKLGIVAILLVVVFLGGCIGSSTGKYGTTASSSTSAVTSTSTSTSSSVATSSSPVLSPWKADGVIEKNEYPHELSLAGGKFTVYWRNDDEYLYMALKGKTTGWVAIGFEPSTAMKDADMIIGWVKDGKATVVDAYSTGLYGPHPPDEKLGGSNDILEYSGKEENGYTVIEFKRKLNTGDKYDKAFKPGQEIKFIFAMADADDFTAKHNVAKGSGKLKLDG